One part of the Sphingobacterium sp. LZ7M1 genome encodes these proteins:
- a CDS encoding M23 family metallopeptidase yields the protein MLLVPFMLYGQGIDYSPPLDKLKVTSPFGYRIHPINGKASHHNGADFAARSDPVFNVLDGRVKATGKHKALGKYVRVLHGDVETIYGHLSRILVSPGDTVTVGQPIGITGATGRVTGEHLHFSVKFKGKYLDPLKFLHRLREQSDKPLNIE from the coding sequence TTGCTACTTGTACCCTTTATGCTTTATGGGCAGGGCATCGATTACAGTCCGCCATTGGACAAGCTAAAGGTTACATCACCGTTCGGCTACCGTATCCACCCGATAAATGGTAAGGCATCGCACCATAACGGTGCCGATTTTGCCGCCCGTTCCGACCCTGTATTCAATGTGCTTGACGGTCGGGTCAAAGCAACCGGAAAGCATAAAGCACTTGGCAAATATGTACGGGTACTTCACGGAGACGTGGAAACCATTTACGGACATCTTTCCCGAATACTCGTTTCGCCCGGTGATACGGTGACGGTGGGGCAACCCATTGGTATTACGGGAGCAACGGGCAGGGTGACGGGTGAGCATTTGCATTTCTCGGTGAAATTCAAAGGGAAATACCTTGACCCATTGAAATTCCTGCACAGGCTAAGAGAACAATCGGATAAACCTTTAAACATCGAATAA
- a CDS encoding ArdC family protein, with amino-acid sequence MSSKNSKSLHEIVAANIIKKLEEGTAPWQKPWNHNGPAFEIPYNATTGNRYKGINIFSLLMADRDDPRWMTFKQASEKGLQVRKGEKASLIQYVKLHQLLPKKDEQCKPILDEKGKPVKVQVRLDRPIITTAWVFNAEQINGIEPLVKPDVKQFQWDPIERAENLIQASGANITHRAGDKAFYSPLRDSITMPFREQFDAPDKYYATVLHELGHWTGHENRLDRSLINKFGTEGYAREELRAEIASMLIGQELHIGHDPGQHVAYVDNWIQILRDTPFEIHAAAADAEKIFKYLLAFEQKREIKAAADVAVEKLTVTQSQKVKETTLSMGDEIAYNNTVYKVQGHLKRGRMRVEDLTTGNVFSLSKTDQLYNSLLQAKQHPEAVKVDADLKRPAHTEMEVVAAYGIRR; translated from the coding sequence ATGAGCAGTAAAAATTCAAAATCCCTGCATGAAATAGTAGCCGCAAATATCATCAAGAAACTCGAAGAGGGTACTGCACCGTGGCAAAAACCGTGGAATCACAACGGCCCAGCCTTTGAAATCCCATACAATGCCACAACGGGAAACCGCTATAAAGGGATTAATATTTTTTCCCTCTTGATGGCTGATCGTGATGACCCCCGATGGATGACCTTTAAGCAAGCATCGGAAAAAGGCTTGCAAGTGCGGAAAGGTGAAAAGGCTTCCCTTATCCAGTATGTCAAACTACACCAATTGTTGCCTAAGAAAGACGAGCAGTGCAAACCGATTTTGGACGAAAAAGGAAAACCTGTTAAGGTTCAGGTAAGGTTGGACAGACCGATCATTACAACCGCTTGGGTGTTCAATGCGGAGCAGATCAACGGTATCGAACCTTTGGTTAAACCTGATGTAAAACAATTCCAATGGGATCCTATCGAAAGGGCAGAAAACCTCATTCAGGCTTCGGGAGCTAACATAACCCACAGAGCGGGCGACAAAGCATTTTATAGCCCACTCCGTGACAGTATTACCATGCCGTTCCGTGAACAATTCGATGCACCGGATAAATACTATGCCACCGTGCTCCATGAGCTCGGCCATTGGACAGGACACGAAAACCGTCTGGACAGAAGCCTTATAAACAAGTTTGGAACAGAGGGGTATGCCCGCGAGGAACTCCGCGCCGAAATTGCATCCATGCTCATAGGTCAAGAACTCCACATTGGCCACGATCCCGGCCAACACGTTGCCTACGTGGACAATTGGATTCAGATATTGCGCGATACACCTTTTGAAATACACGCCGCCGCTGCTGATGCTGAAAAAATATTCAAATACCTATTGGCATTTGAACAAAAAAGGGAAATCAAAGCCGCCGCCGATGTGGCGGTCGAAAAACTCACCGTAACACAATCACAAAAGGTGAAAGAAACTACCCTTTCTATGGGTGATGAAATCGCCTATAACAATACGGTGTACAAAGTGCAAGGCCATCTGAAACGTGGACGTATGCGTGTGGAAGACCTGACAACCGGAAATGTATTTTCCCTATCCAAGACAGACCAGCTATATAATTCCCTGCTCCAAGCCAAACAGCATCCCGAAGCTGTCAAGGTAGATGCAGACCTAAAGCGCCCGGCGCATACTGAAATGGAGGTTGTCGCCGCCTACGGTATCAGAAGATAA
- a CDS encoding TraM recognition domain-containing protein, producing MKIKLSWKNGDAILPTLQRQTFMEETKEQQGLYRSLQFGIYLSVVLEVFLFFYVDRFLLAGVANNSLLLFAERLSRVPFYVELINSKLFTLVLICLVSIGTLSRKKKDLNPKTQIGYPLALGMLILFSGLWLQGRGAAPIWGQVNWYDLAYITSAFAGAVLVHVAMDNVSKIISSNLGKDRWNIEEESFMQPTEPVITPYSINIPTLFYYKGKVRKGYIPLENIFRGCLVCGVPGSGKSFGIIMPIIRQMIANSFTMCLYDLKYPDLGKIAYYHYLLAKQNGRCKDYRFHVINLNDPAKSRRVNPLKRAYLGTLADASETAEALVEALKKGDKSGGSDQFFTQSAVNFLAACIYFFSRYEDGRYSSLPHVLAFLNLSYEQIFTVLFSNGELASLLSPFLSAYKAKAFDQLEGQVGTLKIFISRMATKETFWVFGADDFELQVSNPKHPGILVLANDPSTQSINSACLSVVLNRVTKLINTKGNLPIGLVVDEAPSLYIHRVDLLVAQARSNFSGVVLGLQELPMLLQQYGKETAEVITSIMGNVLSGSVRSKETLEWLERLFGKVKQTGESLSIDRTRTSLSLNEKLEPLIPAGKIASLKTGEIVGIVARDTVETYTGKYQTSAVNCRVNLDMEAIKKEEANYRELPTYYDFGGRKEEILLDNFFRINKEVQEMVQQLMPTQDTPQIPTPTETKTS from the coding sequence TTGAAAATCAAATTATCATGGAAGAACGGCGACGCCATCCTTCCAACCTTACAAAGACAAACATTTATGGAAGAAACCAAAGAGCAACAGGGGCTTTACCGCTCCCTGCAATTTGGCATATACCTATCCGTTGTCCTCGAAGTCTTTTTGTTTTTCTATGTAGATAGATTCCTCTTGGCAGGGGTAGCAAATAACAGTTTGCTACTCTTTGCGGAGAGGCTTTCGAGGGTGCCGTTCTATGTCGAATTGATAAACAGCAAACTCTTTACGCTTGTACTGATCTGTCTGGTCTCCATCGGAACATTAAGCCGAAAGAAAAAAGACCTCAATCCCAAGACCCAGATCGGTTACCCTTTGGCATTGGGGATGCTCATTCTTTTTTCGGGCTTGTGGTTGCAAGGACGTGGAGCGGCTCCGATATGGGGGCAAGTCAATTGGTATGACCTTGCCTATATCACAAGTGCTTTTGCGGGTGCCGTTTTGGTACACGTTGCAATGGACAACGTTTCCAAGATTATCAGCTCCAATCTGGGAAAGGATCGTTGGAACATTGAGGAAGAATCCTTTATGCAGCCGACTGAACCCGTGATAACACCGTACTCGATCAACATCCCGACCTTGTTCTATTACAAGGGAAAAGTCCGAAAGGGGTATATACCGCTCGAAAATATTTTTAGGGGCTGTTTGGTTTGCGGAGTGCCGGGCAGTGGAAAATCGTTTGGGATCATCATGCCGATTATCCGCCAAATGATTGCCAATTCGTTCACCATGTGCCTATACGATCTGAAATACCCCGATCTCGGCAAAATTGCATATTATCATTACCTGCTTGCCAAACAGAACGGTCGGTGCAAGGATTACCGTTTCCACGTTATCAATCTCAACGACCCTGCAAAGAGCAGACGGGTAAACCCTTTGAAACGTGCTTATCTGGGTACACTTGCCGATGCTTCGGAAACGGCCGAAGCACTTGTTGAAGCCTTGAAAAAAGGCGACAAGTCCGGTGGAAGCGACCAATTCTTTACGCAGTCCGCCGTCAATTTCCTTGCCGCCTGTATCTACTTTTTCAGTAGGTACGAAGATGGACGTTATTCCAGTCTGCCCCATGTACTTGCCTTTCTTAATCTTTCGTATGAACAGATTTTTACGGTGCTGTTCAGTAACGGGGAGCTTGCTTCCCTATTATCACCATTTTTATCTGCCTACAAAGCAAAGGCATTTGACCAATTGGAGGGACAGGTCGGAACGCTCAAAATCTTTATCAGCCGAATGGCAACCAAAGAAACTTTCTGGGTTTTCGGTGCGGATGATTTCGAGCTACAGGTCAGTAACCCCAAGCACCCCGGTATTTTGGTGCTTGCTAACGACCCGAGTACGCAGAGCATCAATTCCGCCTGCCTGTCCGTGGTGCTTAATCGGGTTACCAAACTTATCAATACAAAGGGCAATCTGCCCATCGGTTTAGTGGTGGATGAGGCTCCAAGTCTGTATATCCACCGTGTCGACCTACTCGTGGCACAGGCCCGATCCAATTTTTCCGGAGTGGTTTTGGGGCTTCAGGAGTTACCTATGTTACTCCAGCAATATGGCAAGGAAACAGCAGAGGTCATCACGTCCATCATGGGAAATGTACTGTCTGGCTCTGTCAGGAGCAAGGAAACCTTGGAGTGGTTGGAACGCCTGTTTGGCAAGGTCAAGCAAACGGGTGAAAGCCTAAGCATCGACCGTACAAGAACCTCGCTATCGTTGAATGAAAAACTCGAACCGTTGATTCCCGCCGGGAAGATAGCATCACTAAAGACAGGTGAAATCGTCGGTATCGTTGCACGTGATACTGTGGAAACCTATACGGGAAAATACCAGACCTCGGCGGTCAATTGCCGTGTCAATCTGGACATGGAAGCCATTAAAAAGGAAGAAGCAAATTATCGGGAACTGCCGACCTATTACGACTTCGGTGGACGGAAAGAGGAAATCCTATTGGACAATTTTTTCCGCATCAACAAGGAAGTGCAGGAAATGGTCCAGCAGTTAATGCCGACACAGGACACACCCCAGATTCCCACTCCAACCGAAACCAAAACATCATGA
- a CDS encoding Fic family protein, producing MDKSIPLHLQEIIFSSSNPEISRTISALVKDGKLKKIAPRIYTSNLDDNEAEIIKRNLFKIIGQLYAGALLSHRSAFEYRPTSSGDIFLTYNYERKIKLPGVTLNMLEGSPPIEGDNLFVDGLHVSQQARAFLENLQSSRRPGPSSKTMALPEIEGKLEQIARSKGEDGLNALRDRAREIASGINMEKEFEKLDRLIGAMLSTKPSNILKSPVALARAFGQPFDLKRIELFENLFITLQQLEFTPVTDPNISNTAFRNFAFFEAYFSNYIEGTKFKIDEALKIIETGKPMPARDEDSHDILGTYQIVSNRKEMSTTPENPDHLLEILQYRHKIMLNARPSKNPGEFKDRNNRAGNTDFVEVELVRGTLIKGFEFYQALNEPFAKAAYMMFLISEVHPFLDGNGRLARVMMNAELVRAEQSKIIIPTVFRDDYLGALRAISRRNETNIYIRMLLRAWKFSATVSGEDMDNIHHVLTQSNAFEEGEDYILKIVGE from the coding sequence ATGGACAAGAGTATTCCACTACACCTACAAGAAATAATATTTTCTTCCAGCAATCCGGAGATTAGTCGAACCATATCAGCGTTAGTAAAGGATGGCAAGCTAAAAAAAATTGCACCCCGGATATATACTTCAAACCTGGATGATAACGAAGCAGAGATAATCAAGAGAAATCTATTTAAAATCATAGGTCAATTATATGCCGGTGCTCTGCTCAGCCATCGTTCAGCATTCGAGTATCGGCCAACTTCAAGTGGAGATATTTTTTTGACCTATAACTATGAGCGGAAAATCAAGTTGCCCGGTGTTACGCTGAATATGTTGGAAGGTTCACCGCCTATCGAGGGAGATAATCTATTTGTGGACGGGTTGCATGTATCACAACAAGCAAGAGCATTTTTGGAAAACCTGCAATCTTCCCGAAGACCGGGGCCGTCGTCTAAGACCATGGCTTTGCCGGAAATAGAGGGGAAACTTGAACAAATTGCAAGATCAAAGGGAGAAGATGGGTTGAATGCCCTACGGGATAGGGCGAGGGAAATTGCTTCCGGGATAAATATGGAAAAGGAGTTTGAAAAATTGGACAGGCTTATTGGGGCAATGCTCTCAACAAAGCCATCTAACATCCTAAAGTCTCCCGTTGCCTTGGCGAGAGCATTTGGACAACCGTTTGATCTCAAGAGGATAGAACTTTTTGAGAACCTTTTCATCACATTGCAACAGTTGGAGTTTACACCTGTTACAGACCCAAACATAAGCAATACGGCATTCCGTAATTTCGCATTTTTTGAGGCCTATTTCTCCAATTATATCGAGGGTACAAAATTCAAAATAGATGAAGCGCTGAAAATCATCGAAACCGGAAAGCCTATGCCTGCCAGAGATGAAGATTCTCATGATATATTAGGTACATACCAGATAGTCAGTAATCGAAAGGAAATGAGTACCACGCCGGAAAATCCAGATCATTTGCTCGAAATACTTCAATATAGACATAAAATTATGCTCAATGCCCGGCCATCCAAAAACCCGGGCGAATTTAAGGATAGGAACAATAGAGCAGGTAATACAGATTTTGTTGAGGTGGAACTGGTTCGGGGTACATTGATTAAAGGGTTTGAGTTCTATCAGGCACTCAATGAACCTTTCGCCAAAGCTGCCTATATGATGTTCCTGATTAGCGAAGTACATCCTTTTCTCGATGGCAATGGGAGGTTAGCGAGAGTGATGATGAATGCCGAGTTGGTCAGGGCCGAACAAAGTAAGATTATTATTCCGACAGTCTTTAGAGATGATTATTTGGGTGCTTTACGGGCAATTTCAAGACGGAATGAAACTAATATATATATCCGTATGCTTTTACGCGCATGGAAATTTAGTGCAACGGTCTCTGGTGAGGATATGGATAATATACATCATGTACTTACCCAAAGTAACGCCTTTGAAGAAGGTGAAGATTATATCTTGAAAATCGTAGGGGAATAG
- the traN gene encoding conjugative transposon protein TraN — MKKKHHFLILFLLCVIGYSAHSQQATETRLGTLPELTLHRGHTVHILSPEPIQYVDIASHHVSGDLPLENVLRIKLHEDTTETEQHGYELGTVTIVGGNFVAQYRLTAPLWMNDASIPAMLEIKLEHTRPLEISEIGLSRSQMKNLALGLLTKSVHRPVRSTRDYGVGIVLNSISTLGDYIFLDVSFTNTSNLSYNVDELRFFIEDKKITKATNVQTVEIKPLWQYQPLTEFKKRHRNVFVLKKATFPGNKVLRVTLTEKQISGRTVNLKIRYGDILKADTF, encoded by the coding sequence ATGAAAAAGAAACATCATTTTCTAATCCTTTTCCTTTTATGTGTTATCGGATATTCTGCCCACAGTCAACAGGCCACGGAAACCCGGTTGGGAACACTTCCCGAACTTACCCTGCACCGTGGCCATACGGTGCATATCCTTTCACCCGAACCGATACAATACGTTGACATCGCTTCGCACCATGTATCCGGCGACCTACCCCTTGAAAACGTATTGCGTATCAAATTGCACGAAGACACCACAGAAACTGAACAACACGGGTATGAACTTGGAACGGTTACCATTGTCGGCGGTAACTTCGTGGCGCAATACCGTCTGACGGCCCCATTGTGGATGAACGATGCGAGCATTCCGGCCATGCTGGAAATCAAACTGGAACATACCCGCCCTTTGGAAATTTCGGAAATCGGATTGAGCCGTAGCCAGATGAAAAACCTTGCACTTGGCCTGCTTACTAAAAGCGTTCACCGTCCGGTAAGAAGCACGAGGGATTACGGCGTGGGCATTGTGCTGAACAGCATCAGCACATTGGGCGATTATATCTTTCTTGACGTGTCGTTTACCAATACCTCAAACCTTTCCTACAATGTAGACGAACTCCGGTTTTTCATCGAGGACAAGAAGATCACCAAGGCAACGAACGTGCAGACCGTGGAAATCAAACCCCTGTGGCAATACCAACCATTGACGGAATTTAAGAAAAGACACCGCAATGTGTTCGTACTGAAAAAGGCCACCTTTCCCGGCAACAAGGTACTTCGGGTAACGCTCACCGAAAAGCAGATTTCCGGCCGTACGGTCAACCTAAAGATAAGGTACGGAGATATTCTGAAAGCCGACACCTTTTAG